In the Peptoclostridium acidaminophilum DSM 3953 genome, one interval contains:
- the pglZ gene encoding BREX-1 system phosphatase PglZ type A — translation MAELNLKQITDKLNAEFASDIRKLIFWYDASAEFSSDIDAIELENAQVLKQERDNQFKIKYFLEREDTSTNYLLYAPFPKPALKDNHLADTIRYSKEFFADRASLLAVDLGIDEKYKPVLQHYIKFFGSKERTQKFYELEIENFSKSIIETALMGVLCKTKIVSFEEIVRTVITDGDLEDNKYLAEFNKFDLLQPFWKMCEETFGYTDVSPTLSKMVYTLFATYTSKVIRIELPQAWKNYCAHKSGNIIAFLDSLMNSLIYKENFDALSDLVYSTLNGDAIFDKLNVNDYTELELFKKTDVFILKWMIDRLEGEDTAAKLNGHSIPELCKMRRKMHFGQMYYPHYYILENAYHIIMSSRFEPQKSSLDIWKSYVAKDYIVDQKYRYFYYHYDQLTSNSPYENVRDLVENIYTNRYLDPLSVAWNRSFLECKGDTGLIKQHEFYNKFIRHAKERIVVIISDALRFEVGQTLLKKLMSDEKCNASMNMMQSVLPSYTRFGMSALLPHKELTMSEDFKVLVDGKICDDLKTREQLLQSAVLNSRTVQFDDIKTMKIADLKEIFTGQDVVYVYHNQIDARGDKLNTENEVFSACEEAINEIHTMIKRLTSANNTRFIITADHGFIYKRDKLAESDKIGGFDKKDAFVGRRYVIANEAVAAEGIGSVTLGDILGNHDERVISVPIGSDIFKVAGGGQNFVHGGSSLQEMLIPVIDVKTSKAHTETKSVSIALVSLIHKITNLTTNLDFIQTEAVSDVNKETTYKVYFISGDNEKISNDNMYVADKKDEDASKRVFRLKFTFKNKKYDKSRKYYLVAYDEKNALEVLRHEVQMDLAFADDFGFNL, via the coding sequence ATGGCAGAGCTTAACCTAAAACAAATTACAGATAAACTCAATGCTGAGTTTGCGTCTGACATAAGAAAATTGATATTTTGGTATGATGCAAGCGCTGAGTTCAGTTCAGATATAGATGCCATAGAACTTGAAAATGCGCAGGTATTGAAGCAAGAGCGTGATAATCAGTTTAAAATCAAGTATTTCTTGGAGCGTGAAGATACCTCAACTAATTACTTATTATATGCTCCATTTCCGAAACCTGCCCTTAAGGATAATCATCTTGCAGACACGATTCGGTATTCTAAAGAATTTTTCGCGGATCGAGCTTCTTTACTGGCAGTTGACTTAGGGATTGATGAAAAGTACAAACCAGTGCTGCAGCATTATATAAAGTTTTTTGGATCAAAAGAAAGGACTCAAAAGTTTTACGAGCTTGAAATAGAGAACTTTAGCAAAAGCATCATCGAAACGGCCCTGATGGGAGTTCTCTGTAAGACTAAGATTGTATCCTTTGAGGAAATCGTTCGTACAGTAATCACAGATGGTGATTTAGAAGACAACAAGTATCTAGCTGAGTTTAATAAGTTTGACCTACTTCAACCATTTTGGAAGATGTGCGAGGAGACTTTTGGCTATACGGATGTTTCTCCAACCCTAAGTAAAATGGTTTATACACTCTTTGCAACCTATACTTCAAAGGTGATTCGTATAGAACTTCCTCAAGCTTGGAAAAATTATTGCGCCCATAAGTCGGGAAACATTATTGCTTTTCTCGATAGCTTGATGAATAGCTTAATTTACAAAGAGAACTTTGATGCTTTGTCAGATTTGGTTTATAGCACACTGAATGGGGATGCCATTTTTGACAAATTGAATGTCAATGATTACACAGAACTTGAGCTCTTCAAGAAAACAGATGTATTTATTCTTAAGTGGATGATTGATCGACTTGAAGGTGAAGATACTGCAGCTAAATTGAATGGACACTCAATACCTGAACTGTGCAAAATGAGAAGAAAAATGCACTTTGGTCAAATGTACTATCCGCACTATTACATTTTGGAAAATGCGTATCACATTATAATGTCTTCAAGGTTTGAACCTCAAAAATCATCACTCGATATTTGGAAGAGCTATGTTGCAAAAGACTATATAGTTGACCAAAAGTATAGGTATTTCTATTATCATTATGATCAATTGACCAGCAATTCTCCTTATGAGAATGTGAGAGACTTAGTCGAGAATATTTATACCAACCGCTACCTGGATCCGCTGTCAGTCGCATGGAATCGATCTTTTTTAGAGTGCAAAGGAGACACCGGATTAATCAAGCAGCATGAATTCTATAACAAGTTTATCCGGCATGCAAAGGAGCGAATAGTCGTGATTATTTCCGATGCGCTTCGTTTTGAGGTTGGGCAGACATTACTTAAGAAACTCATGTCCGACGAGAAATGTAATGCATCCATGAATATGATGCAGAGCGTTTTGCCATCATATACTAGGTTCGGGATGTCGGCGCTACTTCCACACAAAGAGCTGACAATGAGCGAAGATTTTAAAGTACTTGTTGATGGAAAGATCTGCGATGATCTAAAGACTAGAGAGCAGCTTCTCCAGAGTGCCGTACTAAATAGTCGTACAGTACAGTTCGATGACATCAAAACAATGAAGATCGCAGATCTGAAGGAAATCTTCACTGGACAAGATGTGGTCTATGTATACCACAATCAAATAGATGCCAGAGGGGATAAACTAAATACTGAGAATGAAGTATTTAGTGCTTGTGAAGAGGCCATCAATGAAATCCATACAATGATCAAGAGATTGACCAGTGCAAACAACACACGTTTTATTATTACTGCTGATCATGGATTCATTTATAAACGTGATAAGTTGGCTGAAAGTGATAAGATTGGTGGATTTGATAAAAAAGATGCCTTTGTGGGCAGACGTTATGTTATAGCCAATGAAGCTGTTGCTGCTGAAGGCATAGGTAGTGTGACCTTGGGAGACATATTGGGCAATCATGACGAACGTGTCATTTCAGTTCCTATTGGAAGTGATATTTTCAAAGTAGCTGGAGGCGGACAAAATTTCGTGCATGGTGGATCGTCACTCCAAGAAATGTTGATTCCAGTCATTGACGTGAAGACGAGCAAGGCTCATACAGAAACAAAATCAGTCAGTATTGCACTTGTGAGTTTGATTCACAAAATAACCAACTTGACAACCAATTTAGATTTCATTCAAACAGAAGCCGTTTCTGATGTAAATAAAGAAACAACATACAAGGTGTACTTTATATCTGGTGATAATGAGAAAATATCCAATGATAATATGTACGTGGCTGATAAGAAGGACGAGGATGCGAGTAAGAGAGTTTTCAGACTGAAGTTTACATTTAAGAACAAGAAATACGATAAGTCTCGAAAGTACTATTTGGTTGCCTATGATGAAAAAAATGCTCTTGAAGTCTTAAGGCATGAAGTACAAATGGACTTAGCTTTTGCAGACGACTTCGGATTTAATCTTTAA
- the brxL gene encoding protease Lon-related BREX system protein BrxL yields the protein METYEKDLNEKLNSYFAGKIVRKDLTKMIKEGANVPVYVLEYLLGMYCATTDDEAIATGIDSVKRILAENYVRPDEAEKVKSKVRELGNYTVIDKVTVSLNEKKDVYEAEFSNLGIKGIAVSPNYVKEYEKLLCGGIWCIVKLEYYFDEEIKGASPFNITSLTPIQMPNLDLEEIFNGRKEFTSEEWIDVLLRSVGMEPTQFTDKVKWHLLARMIPLVENNYNVCELGPRGTGKSHIYKEISPNSILVSGGQTTVANLFYNMSSRQIGLVGMWDTVAFDEVAGITFKDKDGIQIMKDFMASGSFARGKEEKQASASMVFVGNINQSVEVLLKTSHLFDPFPEAMAYDSAFFDRMHYYIPGWEIPKMRPEFFTNEYGFITDYISEFMREMRKRSFSDSVDKYFKLGNNLNQRDVIAVRKTVSGLMKLLYPNGEFTKDDVETVLRYALEGRRRVKEQLKKIGGMEFYDVHFSYIDNESMEEKFVSVPEQGGSKLIPEGMGKAGHVYTVGHGDSGMLGVYKIETEVVSGSGKFEKTGLGGGRDVKESITTSFNYFKANKKNISGTISVENSDFLMHVQDCQGVGMTDELSLAAFVGLCSGALKKPVQSQMVILGSMSIGGTINKVEELANTLQACFDAGGKRILLPMSSAVDIGTVPPELFSKFQISFYNSPEDAVFKALGVE from the coding sequence ATGGAAACATATGAAAAGGATCTGAATGAAAAACTGAATTCTTACTTTGCGGGAAAGATCGTTAGAAAAGATTTGACGAAAATGATAAAAGAAGGTGCCAATGTACCTGTATATGTTCTTGAGTATTTGCTCGGAATGTACTGTGCAACAACAGATGATGAAGCTATAGCAACAGGTATTGATAGCGTTAAACGGATTTTGGCAGAGAACTATGTAAGACCAGATGAAGCTGAAAAGGTAAAGAGTAAAGTTAGAGAGCTTGGAAATTACACCGTTATAGATAAGGTAACTGTTTCATTAAATGAGAAGAAGGATGTTTATGAAGCGGAATTTTCAAATCTCGGAATAAAAGGAATTGCGGTATCTCCAAACTATGTTAAGGAATATGAAAAACTTCTTTGTGGTGGCATTTGGTGCATTGTCAAATTGGAATATTACTTTGATGAGGAAATCAAAGGAGCAAGTCCATTTAACATTACTAGCTTGACGCCTATTCAGATGCCTAATTTAGATTTGGAAGAAATTTTTAATGGTCGTAAAGAGTTTACTTCTGAAGAGTGGATAGATGTTCTTCTTCGCTCCGTTGGAATGGAGCCAACACAGTTTACGGACAAAGTAAAATGGCATCTGCTCGCTCGTATGATTCCTCTAGTTGAAAACAACTACAATGTTTGCGAGCTAGGACCAAGAGGTACTGGTAAGTCTCATATCTATAAAGAAATCTCACCAAACAGTATTCTTGTTTCTGGTGGACAGACAACTGTAGCCAATCTCTTCTACAATATGTCATCGAGACAAATTGGTCTTGTAGGAATGTGGGATACAGTCGCATTTGATGAGGTTGCAGGGATAACTTTCAAAGATAAAGACGGAATTCAGATTATGAAAGACTTCATGGCATCGGGGTCATTTGCTAGAGGGAAAGAAGAGAAACAAGCATCTGCTTCAATGGTTTTTGTCGGAAACATCAATCAGAGTGTTGAAGTACTTTTAAAGACATCTCACTTATTTGATCCGTTCCCCGAGGCTATGGCATATGATTCTGCATTTTTTGACAGGATGCATTATTATATCCCAGGCTGGGAAATACCAAAGATGCGCCCAGAGTTTTTTACCAACGAATATGGGTTCATTACTGATTATATATCTGAGTTCATGAGAGAAATGCGAAAACGTTCATTCTCTGATTCGGTTGATAAATACTTTAAGCTTGGTAATAACCTAAATCAAAGAGATGTAATAGCAGTAAGAAAAACAGTATCCGGATTAATGAAACTTCTGTACCCTAATGGGGAGTTTACAAAAGATGATGTGGAAACTGTATTAAGATATGCCCTTGAAGGTCGCCGTCGTGTTAAAGAGCAACTTAAAAAAATTGGCGGCATGGAATTCTATGATGTGCATTTCTCATACATTGATAACGAGTCAATGGAAGAAAAGTTTGTATCGGTTCCTGAACAAGGTGGAAGCAAGCTTATTCCAGAAGGAATGGGAAAAGCGGGTCATGTCTACACCGTAGGTCACGGAGACTCAGGTATGCTTGGGGTATACAAAATTGAAACTGAAGTTGTAAGTGGTTCAGGTAAATTTGAGAAGACAGGTCTTGGTGGTGGCAGAGATGTCAAAGAAAGCATCACGACATCATTTAATTACTTCAAGGCTAACAAGAAGAATATCTCCGGTACAATCTCAGTTGAAAATAGTGATTTTTTAATGCATGTTCAAGATTGTCAAGGTGTTGGTATGACAGACGAACTGTCACTAGCAGCATTTGTTGGATTATGCTCAGGAGCACTTAAAAAGCCGGTTCAGAGCCAGATGGTGATACTGGGGAGTATGAGTATTGGTGGGACAATAAATAAGGTTGAAGAGCTCGCCAATACCCTACAAGCATGCTTTGATGCTGGTGGAAAACGAATCTTGCTGCCAATGTCATCTGCAGTAGATATTGGAACCGTTCCTCCTGAGCTTTTCTCAAAGTTTCAAATTAGTTTTTACAATAGCCCAGAAGACGCTGTTTTTAAAGCTTTGGGAGTGGAATAA
- a CDS encoding transcriptional regulator, with protein sequence MDFKLTSTEEKILAYLRSKEINTGYSDVDSNEISNFLEASRSSTSKYLSSLRDKKLLIAKQEGKRTKYLITSEGRNYLEVFSITLIPARPASYCQRLIRKNI encoded by the coding sequence ATGGATTTTAAATTGACAAGTACAGAAGAAAAAATATTAGCATATCTCAGATCCAAAGAGATAAACACTGGTTATAGTGATGTAGATAGTAATGAAATCTCGAACTTTTTGGAAGCTTCACGTAGCAGTACTTCAAAATACTTAAGTTCTCTTAGAGATAAAAAATTATTAATTGCCAAACAAGAAGGAAAGAGGACGAAGTACTTAATTACTTCAGAAGGCCGCAATTATCTGGAAGTCTTTTCAATAACTCTAATACCGGCAAGACCAGCTAGTTATTGTCAACGGTTAATACGAAAAAATATTTGA
- a CDS encoding IS110 family RNA-guided transposase: MNNRNYLSAGIDVGSAFSWMSIVDQSGTAIQKPFKITHNNSNSLEKAVSALKKAEELYSMKCRIFLESTGIYHFPLFCFLVDSGFDVSIINPIITHSVKNASIRKVKNDKIDSLGIAKLGLSHDLPVSQFPAKLVLELRTLTRKYYDLTDEKSAHINRLKGYLHTVFPQYIGIFNDITGTTSTMILRQYGTPDKILRGHKKTMISKISKASRKGISKATDRYEKLYQAALAAKSFGCQIESVYFNISLTLDLIERLACAINSIMERIQQLVAFNKNEEFVKQISWLNSIKGVGFLSAVTIMCEIGDFSTFRSPKQLFAFFGLDPEVNQSGNFNGTDVHMSKRGSRIARRAIFAVALASIRRKRDGEAINPYLCDYYMKKAAQKPKMVALGAIMHKICNIIFAVLRDEKGFELRSPQEHCKQYKRPTQMAA, from the coding sequence ATGAATAACCGTAATTATCTGTCCGCTGGTATCGATGTCGGTTCAGCCTTCAGCTGGATGTCCATCGTCGACCAGAGCGGGACTGCAATCCAAAAACCTTTTAAGATCACACATAACAACTCGAATTCCTTGGAAAAGGCTGTTTCTGCACTAAAAAAAGCAGAAGAGCTGTATTCCATGAAATGTCGAATATTTCTGGAATCCACAGGGATTTATCATTTCCCACTCTTCTGCTTCTTGGTTGATTCTGGCTTTGACGTGTCCATAATCAATCCTATTATCACACATTCTGTGAAAAATGCAAGCATTAGAAAAGTGAAAAATGATAAAATCGATTCTCTCGGTATTGCCAAACTTGGTCTTTCTCATGATTTGCCGGTTTCTCAGTTTCCAGCAAAGCTCGTTCTTGAGCTTCGCACCCTCACTCGAAAATACTATGACCTTACGGATGAAAAATCTGCTCATATCAACAGGCTAAAGGGCTATCTGCATACTGTGTTTCCACAGTACATTGGTATTTTCAACGATATTACCGGCACCACATCCACCATGATTCTTCGCCAGTATGGTACTCCGGATAAAATACTTCGCGGCCATAAAAAAACCATGATTTCTAAAATCTCAAAAGCTTCAAGAAAAGGTATCTCCAAAGCTACTGATCGTTATGAAAAGCTTTATCAGGCCGCGCTAGCTGCTAAATCCTTTGGCTGCCAGATTGAAAGTGTCTACTTCAATATTTCACTGACGCTTGATCTGATTGAACGATTGGCTTGTGCCATTAACTCCATTATGGAGCGTATCCAGCAATTGGTTGCCTTCAATAAGAATGAGGAATTTGTCAAACAGATTTCATGGCTTAACTCCATCAAAGGCGTTGGATTTCTTTCTGCTGTAACCATCATGTGTGAGATTGGCGATTTCTCAACCTTTAGGAGTCCTAAACAGCTTTTTGCCTTCTTTGGCCTGGATCCTGAGGTAAACCAGTCCGGCAACTTCAACGGCACTGATGTCCATATGTCCAAACGTGGCTCCAGAATTGCCAGACGCGCTATTTTCGCTGTTGCATTGGCTTCTATCCGCAGGAAACGAGATGGTGAAGCAATCAATCCGTATCTTTGCGATTACTACATGAAAAAAGCCGCTCAGAAACCTAAGATGGTTGCTCTTGGTGCTATCATGCACAAAATTTGTAACATCATATTTGCAGTCCTTCGTGATGAAAAGGGTTTTGAGCTCCGTTCACCTCAGGAGCATTGCAAGCAATATAAAAGACCAACTCAGATGGCTGCATAA
- a CDS encoding IS110 family RNA-guided transposase — MSQFLNDFVVGIDVSSEFSVVAMIAPSGELIRKPFRIDHNPAGFNKLLEILKKEEERLKRKPIYFVESTGIFHLPLFFFLRSNDLKGFVLNPLCVHSTKNFDIRKVKNDNKDAEAIARLAKYQDVKFSMMPEPQILALRMMVREYYSRCDMLTEMKNRLCTDLYLLFPGFLDVFSNPFGKTALAVLSAYPSPKDVLNADPQQLLELISKSGRKGEKWSAKKALQLLETAQLSLSMPNEFALLDSKIRFHLDGIDSFKKCLNAIESQLHTIIDSSDFPDTARKHIELLDQMPGVGFISAVTLIAEINDFSLFKSPKAFTAFFGIDPSVNQSGKFTGDRNRISKRGTRIGRRVLFTMALSSIRTTRNGDSINPILRDYYLKKCVSKKKKVALIAVMHKLLHYIFAVLRDLKPFEFRSPQEHQAWRNNKLQTAPKHVA; from the coding sequence TTGTCCCAATTTTTAAACGATTTTGTTGTCGGAATTGATGTTTCATCAGAGTTTTCTGTAGTTGCAATGATAGCACCTTCCGGAGAGCTCATCCGCAAGCCTTTCAGGATTGACCATAATCCTGCTGGATTTAACAAGCTGCTCGAGATTCTCAAAAAAGAAGAAGAGCGGTTAAAACGAAAGCCCATCTACTTCGTAGAATCTACGGGTATCTTTCATTTACCACTCTTCTTCTTTCTGAGATCGAATGACCTCAAAGGTTTTGTCCTAAACCCTTTATGTGTCCATTCTACCAAGAATTTCGACATTAGAAAAGTGAAAAATGATAATAAAGATGCCGAGGCTATCGCAAGGCTTGCAAAATACCAGGATGTAAAGTTTTCCATGATGCCCGAGCCTCAAATTCTCGCACTTCGCATGATGGTGAGGGAATATTACTCCCGCTGTGACATGCTCACTGAGATGAAAAACAGGCTCTGCACGGATCTTTACTTGCTGTTCCCGGGCTTTCTTGATGTGTTTTCCAATCCTTTTGGAAAGACCGCGTTGGCTGTTTTAAGCGCTTATCCTTCGCCTAAGGATGTTCTAAATGCAGACCCTCAGCAGTTGCTTGAGCTCATTTCCAAAAGCGGCAGAAAAGGCGAGAAGTGGTCAGCCAAAAAAGCTCTGCAACTTCTTGAAACAGCACAGCTTTCTTTGAGTATGCCAAATGAATTCGCTCTGCTTGACTCCAAAATAAGATTCCATCTTGATGGAATCGACAGCTTTAAAAAGTGTCTTAATGCTATAGAATCACAGTTGCACACTATCATCGACTCAAGCGACTTTCCTGACACCGCTCGAAAGCACATCGAGCTTTTGGATCAAATGCCTGGCGTAGGCTTTATCAGTGCGGTCACTCTGATCGCGGAAATCAACGATTTCAGCCTATTCAAGTCTCCAAAGGCCTTTACAGCTTTCTTTGGCATAGATCCATCAGTCAATCAGTCGGGCAAGTTCACTGGCGACCGCAACAGGATTTCTAAACGAGGCACCCGCATTGGCAGAAGAGTTCTCTTCACAATGGCTCTGTCCTCAATAAGAACCACCAGAAACGGCGATTCCATAAATCCGATTCTTCGCGACTACTATTTGAAAAAATGTGTCAGCAAGAAGAAAAAGGTGGCCCTTATAGCCGTTATGCATAAGTTGCTCCACTACATTTTTGCGGTTCTTCGTGACTTAAAACCGTTTGAATTTAGAAGCCCGCAGGAGCACCAAGCATGGAGAAACAACAAGCTTCAAACTGCACCAAAACATGTTGCTTAA